Genomic window (Thermanaeromonas sp. C210):
CTTTTATGTAGTTAATTAAATATATCTAGGGGAGGGGCAAAAATGTCCTTGAAGATCAATGGTAAGCGACTAAAAGAACGTTTGATTGCTTTATCCGAATTCGGCAAGGATGAGGCTGGTGGCTGGAGCAGGTTTACTTGGACTGATGATTATATTAGGGCCAAAGAGCTAGTGAAACAATGGATGCGAGAGGCTGGTATGACGGTTCGGGAAGACGCTATGGGTAATGTGTTTGGACGTTTAGCTGGTTTGGATGATTCTTTACCGGTTGTTGCTGCCGGGTCCCATATTGATAGCGTTAAGTGTGGCGGGATGTTTGATGGGAATGTAGGGGTGTTGGGGGCTCTAGAAGTAATTACGACAATTGCTGAAAACAAGATTAAAACTAAACATCCTCTGGAAGTAATTATCTTTGTTGAAGAAGACGGGGCGCGTTTTAACTGGAGAATTCTGGGCGCCCGTGCCATGGTCGGAGAGGTAGCAAGGGAGTCTTTGGATAAATATAAAGATAAAGACGGCATTTCGATCGCCCAAGCGATGGAGGCGGCGGGGTATGATCCTAATAAAATTAGTGAGGTCAAAATTGATCCAAAGTATTACAAGTGTTTCTTCGAAATGCATATCGAGCAAAGTCATTGCCTGGAATCTGAGGGGGTTTCGGTGGGCGTTGTAGAAGGTATTTTTGGTTCGGTCTGGCTTAAGGTGACGTTAAAGGGTAGGGCTGATCACGCAGGCGCGACCCCGATGAAATTTAGAAAAGACGCTTTAGTTGCGGCTTCTGAAATTATCATTGCCATGGAAAAGATTGCTAAGGAAGCCGGAGAAACCACCGTAGGTACCGTAGGGTGGATTAGTGTTCAACCTTGTATGATTAATACAATTCCGGGCATTGTGGAGATGACTTTAGATATCCGGGATATAAATGAAAAAAATCTAGAGACGGCCATTAATAACATCCGGCAATTTATCGGGGAAGTCTGTAAAAAACGTAACATCGAAGTGGAAATTGAAGAAGTTGTCCGTTTTTCTCCTATACATTTCCCTGATCACATGATTGATACAGTGGAACAAGCGGCGAAAGAAGAAGGGATTCCCTTTATGCGCATCGCCAGCGGAGCGGGACATGATGCCCAAGCCCTGGCTAAGCTTATCGATGTAGGAATGATTTTTACTCCCAGTAGAGGGGGTTTGAGCCACTGTCCCGATGAGTACACCGACTATGAAGACATTGCTAAGTGTGCCCAGGTATTGTTGAAGGCGATGCTTAAGAAGGCTGAAGTTGTTGCGTAATTCTGGTCAAGAGAGTTTAAAACTGGGTCATCCCCACTTTCTATCTATATACACGGTAGCAGGGAAGGTAAGAATCCCAATAGTCGGCGGCAACTTACCTTGAAAGCGTTCAGTATAATATCCAACTTGCCACAGCCCCAGAATGCATCTTTTGGTAGTGGAACTTGCTACCAGTTTGCGGTGATAGAGCCGATATGCCAAAGCTGCTAATGTTTTCCTCTGGGACTTGCGCAACTCCATAAACCATGTTATAAAACTTGAGAAATCTTTAAAACTCAGGGGAATCCTCCTTTCAATGGTTGTTTACCTAAATTATTTTTTCGAAAGGGGGATTCCCTTTTCCTTCCTCGCTTTCAATTCGAGAATATCAGAATCGAGGTAAGCGTCAAATACAACCCACCTTGGCACCACCCCCAAGTTTAGGGGATAATCCTCTTCAGAAAACAAGCTGAGGAGGATTTTTATTATGTAAGCGTCAAATATAACCCACCTTGGCATTGTGCTCGAGTTTAAGGGATAATCTTCCTCGGAAAACTAACTGAGGAGGATTTCCCCTTATGACCAGAGCCGAATTACAGCAACTGTGGGAAGCTCGTATAGCCGAATACAGGGAAAGCGGGCAAAGCGTTAAAGAATGGTGCGCCTCCCATGAGGGCATTAGCCCCAGGCAGTTATGGTACTGGCTGCGGAAGTATAAAGACCAAAACGGAGTTTCCCTCGAGAAGCCAACCCGTTGGCTGCCGGTAGAAATAAGCGAGTCATCTTCTGGGGATGGGGGC
Coding sequences:
- a CDS encoding Zn-dependent hydrolase, with translation MSLKINGKRLKERLIALSEFGKDEAGGWSRFTWTDDYIRAKELVKQWMREAGMTVREDAMGNVFGRLAGLDDSLPVVAAGSHIDSVKCGGMFDGNVGVLGALEVITTIAENKIKTKHPLEVIIFVEEDGARFNWRILGARAMVGEVARESLDKYKDKDGISIAQAMEAAGYDPNKISEVKIDPKYYKCFFEMHIEQSHCLESEGVSVGVVEGIFGSVWLKVTLKGRADHAGATPMKFRKDALVAASEIIIAMEKIAKEAGETTVGTVGWISVQPCMINTIPGIVEMTLDIRDINEKNLETAINNIRQFIGEVCKKRNIEVEIEEVVRFSPIHFPDHMIDTVEQAAKEEGIPFMRIASGAGHDAQALAKLIDVGMIFTPSRGGLSHCPDEYTDYEDIAKCAQVLLKAMLKKAEVVA
- the tnpA gene encoding IS66 family insertion sequence element accessory protein TnpA; the encoded protein is MTRAELQQLWEARIAEYRESGQSVKEWCASHEGISPRQLWYWLRKYKDQNGVSLEKPTRWLPVEISESSSGDGGNSLLVRIGKTSIEVRPGFDPALLTQVVRVLIALC